In Lagopus muta isolate bLagMut1 chromosome 6, bLagMut1 primary, whole genome shotgun sequence, one DNA window encodes the following:
- the KNSTRN gene encoding small kinetochore-associated protein gives MREPAQSLGAGRDSNCCCEERAGGIMDVESSRIPVYGAFHRGPVETQLPFSSKKQCAGKAAGLELNKDPDFNFGSNVLADGVFRATNQGITKSAKKAEPPLKKAVTRGPLSRYKLETELKAKNQLLESAKQQLHSRLTGAQGTIKELKEENEGLVQELEKLKKFQETCMVILESRNIDPVTGSNILEEEEKTQECQKQTTLLTEKLIAELRLFNETAEKEKEALQTAMAKWESAEEERQRSLEKHSSFQEEMKECSAILDQLEQLLAQ, from the exons ATGCGCGAGCCCGCCCAATCGTTGGGCGCCGGCCGCGATTCAAactgctgctgtgaggaaagggcGGGCGGTATCATGGATGTGGAGTCTTCCCGCATTCCTGTCTATGGAGCGTTCCACCGCGGCCCTGTAG AAACGCAGCTACCCTTTTCTTCAAAGAAGCAATGTGCCGGTAAAGCAGCAGGGCTCGAGCTCAACAAAGATCCCGATTTTAATTTTGGTTCCAATGTTCTAGCGGACGGTGTGTTCAGAGCAACAAACCAAGG GATTACTAAATCTGCCAAGAAAGCGGAGCCACCTTTGAAGAAGGCAGTTACAAGAGG ACCTCTGAGCAGGTACAAACTAGAGACAGAGCTGAAGGCCAAGAATCAGCTATTGGAATCAGCCAAACAGCAATTGCACTCCAGATTAACAGGAGCTCAG GGCACGATAAAGGAgttaaaagaagagaatgaaggCCTGGTGCAAGAACTTGAAAAGCTCAAGAAATTTCAGGAAACTTGCATGGTgattttagaaagcagaaacattGACCCTG TTACAGGCAGCAACAttttggaggaagaagaaaaaacacaggaatGCCAGAAGCAGACAACG CTTTTAACTGAGAAACTCATAGCAGAATTGAGGCTATTTaatgaaacagctgaaaaagaaaaggaggcaCTTCAG ACAGCAATGGCCAAGTGGGAATCAGCAGAAGAAGAGAGACAGCGCTCCCTGGAGAAGCATTCCTCCTTTCAGGAAGAGATGAAGGAATGCTCAGCAATCCTCGatcagctggagcagctcctggctcagTGA
- the IVD gene encoding isovaleryl-CoA dehydrogenase, mitochondrial, protein MAAAVLGRAALCSALREARQRQALLRRGCAGLVVDDTVNGLSHEQRQLRQTMTKFCQEHLAPKAQQIDQENEFKGMREFWKKLGELGVLGITAPVEYGGSALGYLDHVLVMEEVSRASAAVGLSYGAHSNLCINQLVRNGNEAQKEKYLPKLISGEHIGALAMSEPNAGSDVVSMKLKADKKGDYYVLNGNKFWITNGPDADVLIVYAKTDLNAIPASQGITAFIVEKGMPGFSTAQKLDKLGMRGSNTCELIFEDCKIPAENILGKLSKGVYVLMSGLDLERLVLSGGPLGLMQAVLDHAIPYLHVREAFGQRIGHFQLMQGKMADMYTRLMACRQYVYNVAKACDQGHFNAKDCAGVILFSAECATQVALDGIQCLGGNGYINDYPMGRFLRDAKLYEIGAGTSEVRRLVIGRAFNAAFK, encoded by the exons ATGGCGGCGGCGGTGCTAGGCAGAGCCGCTCTCTGCTCGGCGCTGCGCGAAGCCAGGCAGCGTCAAGCTTTGCTGCGGCGGGGCTGCGCGGGGCTGGTGGTGGACGATACGGTGAACGGGCTGAGCCACGAGCAGCGGCAG CTTAGGCAGACCATGACAAAGTTCTGTCAAGAGCATTTGGCTCCAAAGGCCCAACAAATTGACCAGGAGAATGAATTCAAAGGCATGCGG GAGTTCTGGAAGAAACTTGGGGAACTGGGAGTTCTGGGGATCACAGCTCCTG tggaATATGGTGGATCTGCTCTGGGCTATCTGGACCACGTGCTGGTGATGGAGGAAGTTTCCCGCGCATCAGCAGCTGTTGGGCTTAGTTATGGAGCCCACTCGAACCTTTGTATCAACCAGCTGGTGCGGAATGGCAATGAAGCCCAGAAAGAGAAGTACTTGCCCAAG ctcATTAGTGGGGAGCACATTGGGGCCTTAGCAATGAGCGAGCCCAATGCTGGGTCTGATGTTGTGTCCATGAAGCTGAAGGCAGACAAGAAAG GGGACTACTATGTTTTGAATGGGAACAAATTTTGGATCACCAATGGGCCAGATGCAGATGTTCTCATTGTTTATGCTAAAACTGACCTTAATGCCATTCCAGCCTCCCAAGGGATAACTGCTTTCATTGTGGAGAAG GGAATGCCAGGCtttagcacagcacagaagcttGATAAACTGGGAATGAGAGGGTCTAACACCTGTGAATTGATCTTTGAGGACTGTAAGATCCCTG CTGAAAATATCCTGGGGAAGCTGAGCAAAGGAGTCTACGTTTTGATGAGCGGGTTGGACCTGGAGAGGCTCGTGCTGTCTGGTGGGCCACTGGG GCTCATGCAAGCTGTTCTTGACCATGCAATTCCATACCTACATGTaagagaagcatttggacagAGAATTGGCCACTTCCAG CTCATGCAGGGCAAAATGGCTGATATGTACACCCGGCTGATGGCCTGTCGGCAGTATGTCTACAACGTGGCCAAAGCCTGTGACCAGGGCCACTTTAATGCAAAG GACTGTGCTGGAGTGATCCTCTTCTCAGCAGAATGTGCTACCCAGGTGGCTCTGGATGGGATCCAGTGTCTCG GTGGGAATGGATACATCAACGACTACCCCATGGGGCGCTTCCTGCGTGATGCCAAGCTCTACGAGATTGGAGCTGGCACCAGTGAGGTGCGCAGGCTGGTCATCGGCAGGGCCTTCAATGCAGCCTTCAAGTAA